The following DNA comes from Deltaproteobacteria bacterium.
ACGACATCCCGGTGGTGGAGACGGCGGACGGTGCTCGGGTGCGCGTGATCAGCGGGGAGGTGGCGGGCGTTCGGGGACCGGTCCGCGAGATCGTCACCGACCCGGAGTACCTCGATGTCTCGCTCCCTCCCGGACGCACCTTCACGCACGCGGCCAAGCCGACGCACACGGTCTTCGCCTACGTGATCGAGGGCGAAGGCTACTTCGACCCTGAACGCGACCCCTACGCACGCGAGGCGGTGGGCGAGAGCTACTTCGACATGGCCCGTCCCTGCGTGTGCGGGAACCATACGCTGGTGGTGTACGGCCCCGGAGACACGGTGGTCGTTTCGACCGAGGGGCAGCCGGTTCGCTTCCTCCTCGTCGCGGGCCGGCCGCTCAAGGAGCCGGTCGCCTGGTACGGCCCCATCGTGATGAACACGCAAGCGGAGTTGCGCAGCGCCTTCCGCGAGTACGAGCAGGGCACCTTCGTGAAGCACACGCGGCGCTAGGCCGCTCCGCGCACCCTGGTGGGATTACCTTGGGCTACCCCTCTCCCGTTGTTGACAGACATGCATATGCATGCCTACCATGTCTCGGGTGCTTGATATGCGGACAACCGTCGACATCACCCCCGAGCAGCGGGCTCGCCTGATGGAGCTAGCGGCACGGCGAGGGGAGAAGGGATTCTCGAAGCTGGTGCAGCAGGCGCTCGACGCATACCTGAGGTCGCAGGCCGGCGAGGAGGAGAAGCGGCGGCGCGCCCTGATGCTCAAGGGCGCACTCGACTCGCGTGAGGCCGAGCGGCTGCGGGCGGCAACGTGCGAGATCAGGGAGTCCTGGCGATGATGGTCGCCGACACGGACGTGCTTATCGACTATCTGCAGGGAAAAGGTCCAGCCGCAGAACGCATCGCGCTCGAGCTCGAGCACACCCAGCTCTGCACAACCGCCGTGACCCGCTTCGAGCTTCGTGCTGGTGCGCGTTCGGCGCGGCAGCAGAAGCTGGTCGTGCAGCTCCTCGAGGCTTTGCCGTGCCTGCCCCTCGACGCCGTTGGGGCAGATCGAGCCGCCGAGGTGCGACGATCCCTCGAGCAACGGGGGCGGTCGATAGGCATGGGCGACAGCCTGATCGCTGGAATCACTTTGGCGAACAAGGGCATGCTGCTGACGCGGAACAGGCAGCACTTTGCACGCGTTCCAGGTCTCGCGCTGGGAACCCTGCGAGACTGAACAGGCCTGCAAGAAGAAGCCGTAGGAGGCTATGTGTCAGCCGTCGGAGGACAGCGGAGGACAGTCGCCGCTCGCGGGGTATGGCTGCCGGACCTGATCCTGGCCCGTCTGCGGATCCGCGTAGTGCAGGCACTCGAGG
Coding sequences within:
- a CDS encoding pirin family protein, translating into MAETRRVKKVWKSKPTTEGAGVHLRRAFGFREVPQLDPFLLLDDFRSNEPAEYQRGFPWHPHRGMETITYVLAGDVEHGDSLGNRGVIRAGDVQWMTAGSGIIHQEMPKGDSQGRMWGFQLWANLPASHKMMDPRYQEVKHDDIPVVETADGARVRVISGEVAGVRGPVREIVTDPEYLDVSLPPGRTFTHAAKPTHTVFAYVIEGEGYFDPERDPYAREAVGESYFDMARPCVCGNHTLVVYGPGDTVVVSTEGQPVRFLLVAGRPLKEPVAWYGPIVMNTQAELRSAFREYEQGTFVKHTRR
- a CDS encoding type II toxin-antitoxin system VapC family toxin, whose translation is MMVADTDVLIDYLQGKGPAAERIALELEHTQLCTTAVTRFELRAGARSARQQKLVVQLLEALPCLPLDAVGADRAAEVRRSLEQRGRSIGMGDSLIAGITLANKGMLLTRNRQHFARVPGLALGTLRD